A region of Theileria annulata chromosome 2, complete sequence, *** SEQUENCING IN PROGRESS *** DNA encodes the following proteins:
- a CDS encoding uncharacterized protein (chr2.cand.390 - hypothetical protein) codes for MEKTKLSSVVVPSDVTICENLYSTGTRELTLMEKLGLLLTPNPVRFNYTKNDRLELQSVLSKKYSDDPDYITDILLKRQKSVSKQVSAKVFSLVGFLGSSVLTLYSLRYHSIKTKVLVTPFSSYFGYLVGQQAGNLYYGRWSEYGQERALGKLPAKRFLTQEEIDQYSNK; via the exons ATGGAAAAGACAAAATTATCGTCTGTTGTAGTTCCTTCTGATGTTACAATTTGTGAGAATTTGTACTCGACCGGCACTCGAGAACTGACATTGATGGAGAAACTCGGCCTTCTTCTCACCCCAAACCCAGTCAGATTCAATTACACCAAAAACGATCGACTTGAACTCCAGTCGGTTTTATCTAAAAAGTACTCCGATGATCCTGATTACATCACTGATATTCTGCTCAAGAGACAAAAGTCTGTCAGTAAACAG GTTTCAGCGAAGGTGTTTAGCCTGGTTGGATTTTTGGGTTCTTCAGTATTGACACTGTATTCGTTGAGGTATCATTCTATAAAGACTAAGGTGCTAGTAACGCCTTTTAGTTCATATTTTGGTTACCTAGTCGGTCAGCAGGCCGGTAACCTTTACTACGGTCGGTGGAGTGAGTATGGGCAAGAGCGAGCCCTAGGGAAACTCCCGGCCAAACGGTTCCTAACTCAGGAAGAAATCGATCaatattctaataaataa